A section of the Paenibacillus aurantius genome encodes:
- a CDS encoding nuclear transport factor 2 family protein: MIESTGSVTSQTSAGFEAFKLALETGHTEEFLEKVTEDFRFSVPLPLEGWNHEQQGKERFEELVRFERSVFQMQLTPLLSLENGDNGVVVFRSEGSLNGRSFQNELAIVFQFEEGRIRSFREYVGMPLKNYENP, encoded by the coding sequence ATGATAGAATCTACAGGCTCCGTCACATCCCAAACCAGCGCAGGGTTTGAAGCTTTCAAGCTGGCTTTGGAAACCGGGCATACGGAAGAGTTTCTTGAGAAGGTTACGGAAGATTTTCGTTTCTCCGTTCCGCTCCCGCTGGAGGGATGGAACCACGAGCAGCAAGGCAAAGAACGGTTCGAGGAATTGGTCCGGTTCGAGCGATCCGTTTTTCAGATGCAGCTGACTCCGCTGCTCTCGCTGGAGAATGGGGATAACGGGGTAGTAGTCTTTCGCTCGGAAGGTTCGTTGAATGGGCGATCTTTTCAGAATGAGCTAGCCATCGTCTTCCAGTTCGAAGAGGGGCGGATCCGCTCCTTTCGGGAATACGTAGGGATGCCGCTGAAGAACTACGAGAACCCCTAA
- a CDS encoding RNA polymerase sigma factor — translation MEPFQVIYGLISGVKALMDQWNYLKHLAQGYDRGVVLHDLMDSFGNDVWNFAYFMTNRSDFADDLSQEVFLAAYNGLYAFRGDCSVKSWLLTITRNKALHYLQSAFIRKVILTDKFRNRGTSPAAEQVVFDRLGNRAVWKAVMQLPRKYKEVLVLDFHYGLKQKEIATLLKISEGTVKSRSHRAKIRMSKLLTREEV, via the coding sequence ATGGAACCATTCCAAGTAATCTACGGTCTTATTAGTGGGGTGAAGGCATTGATGGACCAGTGGAATTACTTAAAGCATCTGGCGCAAGGATATGACAGGGGTGTCGTGCTTCATGATTTGATGGATTCGTTCGGAAATGATGTTTGGAACTTTGCCTATTTTATGACGAATCGTTCCGATTTCGCCGACGATCTATCACAAGAGGTGTTCTTAGCCGCTTATAACGGCTTGTATGCTTTTCGAGGAGACTGTTCAGTCAAGAGCTGGTTGCTGACCATTACGAGGAACAAAGCCTTACATTATTTGCAAAGTGCCTTTATCCGTAAAGTAATCCTGACCGACAAATTTAGGAACAGGGGGACCTCTCCAGCCGCGGAGCAGGTAGTATTCGATCGTCTTGGTAACCGCGCGGTTTGGAAGGCAGTCATGCAATTGCCACGCAAATACAAGGAGGTATTGGTCCTCGACTTTCATTACGGTCTGAAGCAAAAGGAAATTGCCACCTTGTTAAAAATATCAGAAGGAACAGTTAAATCCAGATCGCATCGAGCGAAAATACGGATGAGCAAACTTCTAACCCGTGAGGAGGTGTAA
- a CDS encoding MBL fold metallo-hydrolase: MSEGQLTFFGGVAKSGGVQVMYGKEKQALLFDFGVEHSSLLFPTQVTLYEPVNATPGRELRQFLLGGMTAPLLELYDPDQRKGLDEASVLRAWGGTEFPRYEQIHLYIGHMHTDHMALLPFAHPDLPVYMSHDSHALFRGMVAGGHSLDTKARITACDDLRVLDFGDFTVQIVEMDHNATGASGIIIDDGTHRIAYTGDWRRQGKHPDRIDRFIELCRSKQIDVLITEGTRLTADPSSVPYQMTEETLLSRFNDLIGEAEGLLYLQVSPRDLERMADMIAIAAGEGKKLVMDASLAAVWDAANREGVRRLNGHPALDIPIRILDATVTPDLAVPYETVSLEEVAEHKSEYVYFFKFPSLALLIELETLGDAQGRSMFIQSDYSVKIDSPAISKFLNAFGIAGHSLSNGGHAHPEALADLIERIAPKTVITLHSKFPESQNTKGIPAYFPTKGETVPVSSILNSVVSSVKG, translated from the coding sequence GTGTCGGAAGGACAATTAACCTTTTTTGGAGGAGTCGCGAAATCCGGTGGCGTGCAGGTGATGTACGGGAAAGAAAAGCAGGCGCTGTTGTTCGATTTCGGCGTGGAGCACAGCAGCCTTCTGTTCCCTACTCAGGTCACGCTGTACGAACCGGTCAATGCGACGCCGGGGCGTGAGCTGCGCCAGTTTCTGCTGGGCGGCATGACGGCGCCGCTGCTGGAGCTGTACGACCCGGACCAACGGAAAGGGCTGGATGAGGCTAGTGTGCTTCGTGCATGGGGGGGAACCGAGTTCCCCCGTTATGAGCAAATTCATCTCTACATCGGGCATATGCATACCGATCATATGGCGCTGCTTCCTTTTGCCCATCCGGATCTTCCGGTGTACATGAGCCACGATTCGCATGCCCTGTTCCGCGGGATGGTGGCTGGCGGACACAGCTTGGATACCAAAGCCCGGATCACCGCCTGCGACGATCTGAGAGTATTGGATTTCGGTGACTTTACGGTTCAGATCGTGGAGATGGATCACAACGCGACCGGAGCGTCCGGCATCATCATCGACGACGGTACTCATAGAATAGCGTATACGGGAGACTGGCGGAGACAGGGCAAGCACCCCGACCGGATTGACCGGTTCATCGAGCTCTGCCGCAGCAAGCAGATCGACGTCCTGATCACGGAAGGAACCCGGCTTACGGCCGATCCGTCTTCCGTGCCTTATCAAATGACGGAGGAAACGCTGCTCTCTCGTTTCAACGACCTGATCGGTGAAGCCGAAGGGCTCCTGTACCTGCAGGTTTCACCGAGGGATCTGGAGCGTATGGCCGACATGATCGCCATCGCCGCAGGCGAAGGGAAGAAATTGGTCATGGATGCTTCGCTAGCCGCGGTTTGGGACGCCGCCAACCGGGAAGGGGTACGCCGGCTTAACGGACATCCGGCTCTGGACATTCCTATTCGTATTCTCGATGCCACTGTCACGCCGGACTTGGCTGTGCCGTATGAAACCGTTTCTCTCGAAGAGGTTGCGGAGCACAAGAGCGAGTACGTGTATTTTTTCAAATTCCCATCCCTTGCTCTTCTCATTGAGCTGGAGACGCTTGGGGATGCGCAGGGCCGCTCGATGTTCATTCAATCGGATTACAGCGTCAAAATCGACAGCCCCGCCATCAGCAAGTTCCTGAACGCCTTCGGCATCGCAGGCCATTCCTTGTCGAACGGCGGACATGCCCATCCCGAGGCGCTGGCGGACCTGATCGAGCGAATCGCGCCGAAAACCGTCATTACGCTTCACAGCAAATTCCCAGAATCGCAAAATACAAAAGGAATCCCCGCTTACTTCCCGACGAAAGGGGAAACCGTCCCGGTTTCTTCCATCCTGAATTCCGTCGTAAGCAGCGTGAAGGGATGA
- a CDS encoding NUDIX domain-containing protein, which yields MIRNTVRALITQEGKLLLIKKHRPDIGIYYALPGGAQEPDETLEQALLRECREELGVKISSSKLVCVREYISHHHEYSFIMKEVHSIDFIYECEISISNELKSVQADVGQVGIDWLPITEIKKTVYKSEGLIEPFQFPRTTNEFFMEYFSEKAVEPYLSKNYGSPS from the coding sequence ATGATTCGAAATACAGTAAGGGCCTTGATTACTCAGGAAGGCAAGCTTTTATTAATAAAAAAACACAGACCGGATATAGGCATTTACTACGCACTTCCTGGTGGAGCTCAGGAACCGGACGAAACATTGGAACAGGCGTTACTACGCGAATGCAGGGAGGAATTAGGCGTTAAAATCTCAAGTAGTAAATTAGTTTGCGTAAGAGAATACATATCTCACCATCATGAGTACTCGTTCATCATGAAGGAAGTTCATTCAATTGATTTTATTTACGAGTGTGAAATTTCAATCAGTAATGAATTAAAGAGCGTACAAGCTGATGTCGGACAGGTCGGGATCGATTGGTTACCCATCACTGAAATCAAGAAAACTGTTTATAAGTCAGAAGGATTAATAGAGCCATTTCAATTCCCTAGAACAACCAATGAATTCTTTATGGAATACTTTTCAGAGAAAGCGGTTGAACCGTATCTTAGTAAGAATTATGGGAGTCCTTCATAG
- a CDS encoding AraC family transcriptional regulator, which translates to MSTSTLWSQTLHVVSHAYFERKEMFEMDRDCYPVWVLFAVESGKFYYRIGEERGEAGAGDLVFCPPGVSFEREMVSPLALHYINFEMDEGTSNSHEPLPPSFLARTLDNKRLVSDFAYLRRLHLSSDPRSVMRKEMILNDVWQLACEVWEEEHLRDELLLLVDSEDALMKRAAEWIYRNAYTPFSMRALSDSLELSPVQFTRRFRKSFRIAPSDYVRSLRMSKVAELLLDTDMTLDQIATCCGYENGLYLSRVFSKNMGASPSKYRDQNRL; encoded by the coding sequence ATGAGTACCTCAACCTTGTGGAGTCAAACGCTTCATGTTGTTTCACATGCCTACTTCGAGCGCAAAGAAATGTTCGAAATGGACCGCGACTGCTACCCCGTATGGGTGCTGTTTGCCGTAGAATCAGGCAAGTTCTATTACCGCATCGGTGAGGAACGGGGAGAAGCCGGCGCCGGAGACCTGGTCTTCTGTCCCCCTGGGGTTTCATTCGAACGTGAAATGGTCTCTCCCCTGGCGCTTCATTACATTAACTTCGAAATGGACGAGGGCACCTCTAATTCGCATGAGCCGCTGCCGCCGTCGTTTCTCGCGAGAACGCTAGACAACAAGCGTCTCGTTTCCGACTTTGCCTATTTGCGAAGGCTTCACCTTTCGTCCGATCCGCGCAGTGTGATGCGCAAAGAGATGATTCTGAACGATGTCTGGCAGCTGGCTTGCGAGGTCTGGGAAGAAGAGCACCTGCGCGATGAGCTGCTGCTTCTGGTCGATTCCGAGGATGCCTTGATGAAACGCGCCGCGGAATGGATCTACCGCAACGCCTACACACCGTTCAGCATGAGAGCGCTCTCCGACTCTCTCGAGCTCAGCCCCGTCCAGTTTACGCGTCGGTTCCGGAAGTCCTTTCGCATTGCCCCTTCGGATTACGTTCGTTCCCTGCGCATGAGCAAGGTGGCCGAGCTGCTTCTCGACACCGATATGACGCTTGATCAGATCGCCACCTGCTGCGGGTATGAGAACGGGCTGTACCTCAGCCGGGTTTTCTCCAAGAACATGGGCGCCAGCCCTTCCAAGTACCGGGATCAGAACCGGCTTTAA
- a CDS encoding DUF4871 domain-containing protein, which yields MSDEKPAWAKRLVDPPFVSSQFSSDLKHKVMRRTGESHGKRTTIAKAIYIPLLLASFVIGSLLLKEDGVLSVDPQSELSGKSAAIKKTFYEKGRLLFTLYPEPYANAGKTAGYLIHFEEPLENFLGKTLTLQAVHRLSGVKDTVSSQVITKPSPGSSGLEQYTARFALPLEGVWELNVLLDDKPYGNVQLVMQEPSWEVTPEFKSGTYTMRGVENKVGFIEAGFIAGKPQKYMWHFWGNEDLLNGPFEVKAVKQGTDQIIDVYSSNLMSSANALAGGLNGADRTAVTMMELPEAGRWRLLPYVRGRLLDTIVVEVSE from the coding sequence ATGAGCGACGAAAAACCCGCTTGGGCAAAAAGGTTGGTCGATCCACCTTTTGTCAGTAGTCAGTTCTCATCGGATTTAAAGCATAAAGTGATGCGGCGTACGGGTGAATCGCATGGTAAGCGTACTACTATCGCGAAGGCCATTTATATACCTCTCTTGCTAGCATCGTTTGTCATCGGGTCGTTGCTTCTCAAAGAGGATGGGGTTCTTTCTGTTGATCCGCAAAGTGAACTTTCTGGCAAATCAGCAGCGATAAAGAAAACTTTTTATGAGAAAGGGCGACTATTATTCACGCTGTATCCGGAACCGTATGCGAATGCGGGCAAAACAGCGGGCTATCTGATTCATTTCGAAGAACCCTTGGAAAATTTCCTAGGAAAAACGCTGACACTTCAAGCGGTCCATAGGTTGTCGGGAGTGAAAGACACCGTGTCTTCCCAGGTCATTACGAAACCAAGCCCCGGGTCTTCGGGATTGGAGCAATACACAGCCCGGTTCGCTTTGCCGCTGGAGGGGGTGTGGGAACTGAATGTTCTTTTGGACGATAAGCCCTATGGTAACGTACAACTGGTCATGCAAGAACCGTCATGGGAAGTCACACCAGAGTTCAAGTCTGGAACTTACACGATGCGCGGGGTGGAGAATAAGGTGGGGTTCATAGAAGCCGGGTTCATCGCCGGCAAACCCCAAAAATACATGTGGCATTTCTGGGGAAACGAGGACCTGCTTAACGGGCCATTTGAGGTGAAAGCTGTTAAACAAGGCACAGACCAGATCATCGATGTTTATTCTTCCAACCTGATGAGCTCCGCGAACGCTTTGGCCGGGGGATTAAACGGAGCGGACCGTACGGCCGTCACCATGATGGAATTACCGGAAGCAGGGCGTTGGCGGTTGCTTCCCTACGTAAGGGGACGGCTGCTGGATACCATTGTCGTGGAGGTATCGGAGTAA
- a CDS encoding NRDE family protein, with product MCLILFAYRIHPEYHLILGANRDEFYNRPTALANYWDDYPNILAGRDLTKMGTWLGVTKKGRFAALTNYRNPEEEGQGKKSRGELVADFLKGHKTPEAFMSEAKQKRNSYPGYNLLTGDANELYYYSNVEDEVRRLEPGIYGVSNHLLDTSWPKVTHGKAGLANLLHRNDLVEQLFELLRNETSFPDEILPRTGVSLEWERLLSPLFVKSDGYGTRCSTILLLTDETLEFKERTYSIDGMKEQEFTIRK from the coding sequence ATGTGCTTGATTTTATTCGCTTACCGCATACACCCCGAGTATCACCTCATCCTGGGTGCTAATAGGGATGAGTTTTATAATAGGCCGACAGCTTTAGCTAATTATTGGGACGATTATCCAAACATACTTGCAGGCCGCGATTTAACCAAAATGGGAACCTGGCTGGGAGTTACGAAAAAGGGGAGATTTGCAGCTCTTACCAACTATCGAAACCCCGAAGAAGAGGGACAAGGCAAGAAATCTCGTGGAGAGTTGGTTGCCGACTTTTTAAAGGGCCATAAAACCCCAGAAGCTTTTATGTCTGAAGCCAAACAAAAACGTAATTCTTACCCAGGCTATAATTTGCTGACAGGGGACGCAAATGAACTGTATTACTATTCAAACGTTGAAGATGAGGTCCGAAGACTAGAGCCTGGAATCTATGGAGTGAGTAATCATTTGTTGGATACCAGTTGGCCAAAGGTAACCCACGGCAAAGCAGGTCTGGCTAACCTCCTCCATCGTAACGATCTTGTCGAACAATTGTTTGAACTATTAAGGAATGAAACTTCCTTTCCGGATGAAATTCTACCTCGAACCGGAGTTTCTCTTGAGTGGGAACGACTACTTTCTCCACTCTTTGTTAAAAGTGACGGATATGGAACCAGATGTTCAACTATCCTTCTGTTAACGGATGAAACCCTTGAATTCAAGGAGAGGACTTATTCGATCGATGGGATGAAAGAACAAGAATTCACGATAAGAAAATAA
- the ppsA gene encoding phosphoenolpyruvate synthase has product MSSLAIGFQEMDGTQLQLVGGKGLHLGRLSKIDGIHVPEGFCLTTEGYRKAIEPNETYRGLLDRLTMLKAEDREQIGEISRKIRHFIREAGIPSEVREAVARHLSLLGEEHAYAVRSSATAEDLPHASFAGQQDTYLNIIGLEAILQHISRCWASLFTDRAVIYRMQNGFDHSQVYLSVIVQRMVFPQASGILFTADPITSNRKLLSIDAGFGLGEALVSGLVSADYYKVRDEQIVEKRIAAKTLAVYGREEGGTDTVPIPPYQQKTQTLTDDQIIQLARIGRRIEAYFGCPQDIEWCLVEDTFYVVQSRPITTLFPIPEANDQENHVYVSVGHQQMMTDAMKPLGLSFYLLLTPAPMRKAGGRLFVDVSPMLASPSGRDTLINVLGKSDPLIKDALTTVIERENFIKPIPDDKKEQSNGKSNQSPAPANFQTLNDYDPTVVSDLIKQSELSIEELKHKIQTKSGADLFDFILEDIQELRERKLADPKSFGVIMTAMNASSWINEKMMEWLGEKNAADTLSQSVPNNITSEMGLALMDVADVIRPYPEVIAYLQQVKDDRFLDELVNFNGGQETKDAICHFLNKYGMRCAGEIDITRTRWSEKPIALVPMILGNIKNFEPNAGKRRFEQGRQEALKKEQELLERLRQLPDGELKAKETKRMIDLVRNLIGYREYPKYGYINRYFHYKQALLREAEHLVQAGVIQEKEDIFYLSFEELHEVVRTHKLDERIISKRKDEYKRYEKLTPPRVITSDGEILAGKYKRENLPEGAIIGLPVSSGVIEGRARVILNMEEADLEEGDILVTPFTDPSWTPLFVSLKGLVTEVGGLMTHGAVIAREYGLPAVVGVEEATRLIQDGQRIRVNGTEGYIEIL; this is encoded by the coding sequence ATGAGTTCTTTGGCTATTGGTTTTCAGGAAATGGATGGAACACAGCTTCAGCTAGTTGGTGGAAAAGGGCTGCATTTAGGGAGATTATCCAAAATAGACGGCATCCATGTTCCAGAAGGATTCTGTCTTACCACCGAGGGGTACCGCAAAGCCATCGAACCTAACGAGACGTATCGTGGATTATTGGATCGACTAACCATGCTGAAAGCAGAGGATCGGGAACAGATTGGGGAAATCAGCCGAAAAATCCGGCATTTCATCAGGGAAGCAGGGATTCCTTCCGAGGTCAGGGAAGCCGTTGCTCGCCATCTCTCGCTTCTTGGCGAAGAGCACGCTTATGCCGTGCGGTCCAGTGCAACGGCGGAAGACTTACCGCATGCTTCTTTTGCCGGTCAACAGGACACGTATTTGAATATTATCGGACTGGAAGCGATCCTGCAGCATATCAGCCGATGCTGGGCATCCCTGTTTACCGATCGAGCGGTCATCTACCGGATGCAAAATGGGTTTGACCACAGCCAAGTCTATCTATCCGTTATCGTTCAAAGGATGGTATTCCCGCAGGCTTCCGGCATCTTATTTACCGCGGATCCGATTACCTCCAACCGAAAACTGCTGTCCATCGATGCCGGTTTTGGACTGGGAGAAGCCTTGGTCTCGGGCTTGGTATCGGCGGATTATTATAAAGTTCGTGATGAGCAGATTGTCGAGAAGAGGATAGCCGCCAAAACATTGGCTGTCTATGGACGAGAAGAAGGCGGAACCGATACAGTGCCGATCCCACCCTATCAGCAAAAGACCCAAACCCTCACGGACGATCAAATTATTCAATTAGCCCGCATCGGAAGGCGGATCGAAGCCTATTTCGGCTGCCCGCAGGACATCGAATGGTGCTTGGTCGAGGATACCTTCTATGTTGTCCAGAGCCGGCCCATCACAACGTTATTCCCGATCCCCGAGGCGAATGATCAAGAAAACCACGTGTATGTATCGGTCGGTCATCAGCAAATGATGACCGACGCCATGAAACCGTTGGGCTTGTCCTTTTACCTGCTGCTAACTCCTGCACCCATGCGTAAAGCCGGGGGAAGGTTGTTTGTTGATGTTTCGCCTATGCTGGCTTCCCCTTCCGGCAGGGATACTTTAATAAATGTGCTGGGAAAAAGCGATCCGCTCATAAAAGACGCACTGACGACCGTCATCGAGCGGGAGAATTTTATAAAACCCATACCGGATGATAAGAAAGAACAGAGTAACGGTAAAAGCAATCAAAGTCCGGCGCCTGCGAATTTTCAAACCCTCAACGATTACGATCCGACAGTCGTTTCGGATTTGATTAAACAAAGCGAATTATCGATCGAAGAACTAAAACATAAGATCCAAACGAAATCGGGAGCGGATCTATTTGATTTTATCCTGGAAGATATCCAGGAATTAAGGGAGAGGAAGCTAGCTGACCCCAAAAGCTTTGGTGTGATTATGACGGCTATGAATGCTTCCTCCTGGATCAATGAAAAAATGATGGAGTGGTTGGGTGAAAAAAACGCAGCCGATACGCTGTCTCAATCAGTGCCAAACAATATCACTTCGGAAATGGGTCTGGCTCTAATGGATGTCGCCGATGTGATCCGTCCTTATCCGGAGGTCATTGCTTATTTACAACAGGTGAAAGATGATCGTTTTTTGGATGAACTGGTTAACTTTAATGGGGGCCAGGAAACCAAAGACGCGATCTGCCATTTTCTCAACAAATACGGAATGCGGTGCGCTGGAGAAATCGATATAACCCGAACCCGTTGGAGCGAAAAGCCCATCGCCCTGGTCCCCATGATTCTGGGTAACATCAAAAACTTTGAGCCTAATGCCGGAAAGCGGAGATTTGAGCAAGGGCGGCAAGAAGCTTTGAAAAAAGAACAAGAGCTATTAGAGCGATTGAGGCAATTGCCGGATGGCGAATTAAAAGCCAAAGAAACAAAACGAATGATCGATCTAGTCCGGAATCTCATTGGATATCGCGAATATCCGAAATACGGGTATATCAATCGCTACTTCCACTATAAACAGGCTTTACTTAGAGAAGCCGAGCATCTCGTGCAGGCGGGCGTTATTCAGGAAAAAGAAGATATTTTCTACCTCTCGTTTGAAGAGCTTCACGAGGTCGTACGAACCCATAAACTGGATGAGCGTATTATCAGCAAACGAAAGGACGAGTACAAACGATATGAGAAACTAACTCCACCGCGTGTCATCACGTCGGATGGGGAAATCCTTGCAGGGAAGTACAAGCGGGAGAATCTCCCGGAAGGGGCGATTATCGGTCTGCCTGTATCTTCCGGGGTGATAGAGGGCCGGGCCCGTGTCATCTTAAACATGGAGGAGGCGGACCTGGAGGAGGGGGATATTTTGGTTACCCCCTTCACGGACCCTAGCTGGACCCCGTTGTTTGTATCCCTTAAAGGTTTAGTAACCGAAGTTGGCGGGCTGATGACCCATGGTGCTGTTATCGCACGGGAATATGGCTTGCCGGCCGTTGTCGGAGTGGAGGAGGCCACCAGGCTGATCCAAGATGGTCAGCGCATTCGCGTGAATGGAACGGAAGGGTATATCGAGATTTTGTAA
- a CDS encoding DinB family protein → MSEMIINTVKIVRPVVLQQVQGIPEERFDVQPAGFNNTIRWNVGHMIYWMQEYSALSFGFPSTIPDSYAALFNSGTKPSDWTMAPPSKEEMIDLLTAQLSRLSELTPEMLSQKLSTPYAMGPFLFHTAGELFNFALIHEAIHLGTISSQLKVLSH, encoded by the coding sequence ATGTCCGAAATGATCATCAACACGGTAAAGATTGTACGTCCCGTAGTGCTGCAGCAGGTGCAGGGGATCCCGGAGGAGAGGTTCGACGTTCAGCCTGCAGGGTTTAACAATACCATCCGCTGGAATGTCGGCCATATGATTTATTGGATGCAGGAGTATTCCGCCCTTAGCTTCGGCTTCCCGTCAACCATACCGGACTCGTATGCGGCACTGTTCAACTCCGGGACCAAGCCCTCGGACTGGACGATGGCTCCTCCATCCAAGGAGGAGATGATCGACTTGTTGACGGCCCAGCTGTCCCGATTATCGGAGCTGACACCGGAAATGTTGAGTCAGAAGCTTTCCACTCCGTATGCCATGGGGCCGTTCCTATTCCACACTGCCGGCGAGCTGTTCAACTTCGCCTTGATCCACGAGGCCATTCACCTTGGCACGATATCGAGCCAGCTTAAGGTTCTATCACACTAG
- a CDS encoding LysR family transcriptional regulator, producing the protein MELKQLEYFMAICEELHFSRAAEKMGVSAPNISQQIRKLEEELGVLLFDRVGKTIVLTEAGAILQEHGAAVFGHLQQASDAIADLKQMRGGSLSIGVLPGDADLLFNALLLDFHQTYPTISLSLLETMKVTEQVLDRSLDVGVTIGPVNDERLTSIPLFNEEFSLAVSRRDPLAAENFISLNRLHTLKMVMFPPEHQCRKLIDRFCQDKGFAVQPHMVTTTLSSLLQMVQSGVGACVLPRLLLENLQNPDIQVVPLRNPTPSQDICLIYRSDRYIGYAMRTFIKTLRAYIETAIKQSKSS; encoded by the coding sequence ATGGAATTAAAGCAACTCGAATATTTTATGGCTATTTGCGAAGAGCTTCACTTCTCAAGAGCTGCAGAGAAAATGGGAGTCAGCGCCCCCAACATCAGCCAGCAGATAAGGAAACTGGAAGAAGAATTAGGGGTTCTATTATTCGATCGTGTGGGAAAAACCATCGTCCTAACCGAAGCAGGAGCGATTCTTCAAGAACATGGCGCTGCCGTGTTCGGACATCTGCAGCAGGCGAGCGATGCCATTGCGGACCTTAAGCAGATGCGGGGCGGGTCGTTGTCGATCGGTGTCTTGCCCGGTGATGCGGATCTCCTGTTTAATGCCTTGCTGTTGGATTTTCATCAGACCTATCCTACGATCTCACTGTCACTTCTGGAAACCATGAAAGTAACCGAACAAGTCCTGGACCGAAGCCTCGATGTCGGTGTAACCATTGGACCGGTGAACGATGAACGACTCACGTCCATCCCCCTGTTTAACGAGGAATTTTCCTTGGCGGTAAGCAGGAGGGATCCCCTAGCGGCGGAGAATTTCATTTCCTTGAATAGACTGCATACCTTGAAAATGGTCATGTTTCCGCCCGAGCATCAATGCCGCAAGCTGATCGACCGCTTTTGCCAGGACAAAGGGTTTGCCGTACAGCCGCATATGGTGACGACCACATTATCTTCCCTTCTCCAGATGGTTCAGAGCGGAGTGGGCGCCTGTGTTCTGCCTCGGCTTCTTCTGGAGAATCTTCAGAACCCGGACATCCAAGTCGTGCCCCTGAGGAATCCCACGCCTTCTCAGGACATTTGCCTGATTTACCGCAGCGACCGATATATCGGATACGCCATGCGTACGTTTATTAAGACTTTGAGAGCTTACATCGAGACGGCTATTAAACAGTCGAAGTCTTCCTAG
- a CDS encoding histidine phosphatase family protein: MTTITFVRHGITDHNIENRAQGHTQNPLNATGRAQAGLVAKRLAKESWDVFISSDLRRAKETAEIISAEIGKPVDFYDERLREMDRGMIADTIEEERVQRWGEKWHELDMKQETHESMRARGLHFMEDIAARFPGQKILVVTHGYFLGQTLKELMGDETTGEKMRNTSVTTVYLDSSKWCYSLYDCIRHLEEAKDPVL, from the coding sequence GTGACAACCATTACATTTGTCAGACACGGAATTACGGATCACAACATCGAGAACCGGGCACAAGGGCATACCCAAAATCCGCTGAACGCGACCGGCCGGGCACAAGCGGGCCTGGTGGCCAAGCGGCTGGCTAAGGAAAGCTGGGATGTCTTTATCTCGAGCGATTTGCGGAGAGCCAAAGAGACCGCTGAGATCATCTCGGCGGAAATCGGCAAACCGGTGGATTTCTACGATGAACGGCTGCGGGAGATGGACCGCGGCATGATCGCCGATACGATCGAAGAGGAACGGGTTCAGCGGTGGGGAGAGAAGTGGCACGAGCTGGACATGAAGCAGGAAACCCATGAAAGCATGCGGGCCCGCGGCCTTCACTTCATGGAAGATATCGCGGCCCGGTTTCCCGGCCAGAAGATTCTGGTCGTCACGCACGGCTATTTCCTGGGCCAGACCTTAAAGGAACTGATGGGAGACGAGACGACCGGCGAGAAGATGCGTAACACATCGGTGACGACGGTCTATCTAGACAGCAGCAAATGGTGTTATTCGCTGTACGACTGCATCCGTCACTTGGAGGAAGCCAAGGACCCGGTGCTTTAA